The following are encoded together in the Flavobacterium sp. TR2 genome:
- a CDS encoding GNAT family N-acetyltransferase, with amino-acid sequence MLDFNFTPFPIIETERLILDRLTDQDVQEVFDLRSNPDNMKYIPRPLAKDHEDALELIRMIDEKIDTNEGINWGVRFKNDSKLIGIIGFYRMQPENYRAEIGYILSPEHHGKGIIPEAVNRLIHYGFEDLKLHSIEAVIDPENYASEKVLQKCGFVKEAHLREVEFWEGKFIDKVIYSLLEK; translated from the coding sequence ATGTTAGATTTCAATTTTACTCCATTTCCAATAATAGAAACAGAACGTTTAATTTTAGACAGGCTGACAGATCAAGATGTACAGGAAGTCTTTGATTTGCGTTCTAATCCTGATAATATGAAATATATTCCGAGGCCCTTGGCAAAAGATCATGAGGATGCTTTGGAACTTATAAGAATGATTGATGAAAAAATTGATACTAATGAAGGAATAAACTGGGGAGTGCGATTTAAAAATGATTCTAAATTAATTGGAATTATTGGTTTTTATCGAATGCAACCAGAAAATTACCGTGCCGAAATAGGTTATATTCTTTCACCTGAACATCATGGAAAAGGAATCATTCCGGAAGCAGTAAACCGGCTGATTCACTATGGCTTTGAAGATTTAAAGCTACATTCTATTGAAGCTGTAATTGATCCAGAAAATTATGCCTCTGAAAAGGTATTGCAAAAATGCGGCTTTGTCAAAGAAGCTCATTTAAGGGAAGTAGAATTCTGGGAAGGAAAATTTATAGACAAGGTAATCTATTCATTGCTAGAAAAGTAA
- a CDS encoding aldose 1-epimerase family protein — MTTTISNSILKASIKYAGAELFSIKDNQNNEYIWEGNPDFWGKHSPVLFPIVGTLKNNTYSINEKEYHLPRHGFARDMDFELIEKTENKAIFSLKSSEETLQKYPFEFELQLIYTLNENSLELEYKIINKGKEKMPFSIGAHPAIALPDLFENYAFQFEKEENLKYYLLENDLISSKTKILETKDHLVPLNYELFKNDALIFKTLESKSLTILNNSKPYVKVAYNDFPSLGIWTKENAPFICIEPWLGYSDTDENSGDLYKKEGTLTLDENKTFSAKFSITILQ, encoded by the coding sequence GTGACTACAACTATATCAAATTCTATATTAAAAGCTTCTATTAAATATGCAGGAGCCGAATTATTTTCTATAAAAGACAATCAAAACAATGAATATATCTGGGAAGGCAATCCCGATTTCTGGGGAAAACATTCTCCTGTTCTTTTTCCGATTGTAGGAACTTTAAAAAACAACACTTACTCAATCAATGAAAAAGAATATCACCTGCCACGCCATGGTTTTGCCCGTGACATGGATTTTGAATTGATTGAAAAGACTGAAAACAAAGCTATTTTCTCGCTTAAATCTTCTGAAGAAACATTGCAGAAATATCCTTTTGAATTTGAATTGCAGCTTATTTATACACTTAATGAGAACTCACTGGAGCTTGAATATAAAATCATCAATAAAGGAAAAGAAAAAATGCCTTTTTCTATAGGCGCACATCCTGCAATTGCGCTTCCAGACCTTTTTGAAAATTATGCTTTTCAATTTGAAAAAGAAGAAAACTTGAAATACTACCTTCTTGAGAACGATTTGATTTCTTCTAAGACAAAAATTTTAGAGACAAAAGACCATTTAGTTCCTTTAAATTATGAGCTGTTCAAAAACGACGCTTTAATCTTTAAAACTTTAGAATCAAAATCATTAACCATACTTAACAATTCAAAACCTTATGTAAAAGTTGCGTACAATGATTTTCCAAGTTTAGGAATCTGGACAAAAGAAAATGCCCCTTTTATCTGCATAGAACCTTGGCTTGGCTATTCTGATACGGATGAAAATTCAGGAGATTTGTATAAAAAAGAAGGGACTTTGACATTGGACGAAAACAAAACTTTCAGCGCAAAATTTAGTATTACTATATTACAATAA
- a CDS encoding M1 family metallopeptidase, which yields MKKQSAKAILTAALFFGISSVWAQQTPSAPAANPVNNYNYHDAFGPNFYTKNGTPTRTASGQPGIEYWQNRADYQITAKLNGVTNEIVGTDEITYTNNSPDKLGFLWLNLDQNLFKDDSRGNAVVPLTGSRNGAQGQVFDGGNKIKSVKVISGGKTKTEVEAKYIVTDTRMQIFLPQELAAKGGSVKIKIEFSFIAPFEGSDRMGVLETKNGKIFTIAQWYPRMCVYDDVRGWNTAPYLGASEFYLEYGDFDVKLTVPGNHYVVASGELLNGQEVFSAEQLKRYKDASNSDKTVMIRTASEVNATANSNAGTEKTWHYRIKNARDFSWASSPAFILDGAKINLPSGKKSLALSAYPVESDGQGAYGRSTEYVKASIEHYSKQWFEYPYPAATNVAGNEGGMEYPGIVFCGWKSKGQDLWGVTDHEFGHIWFPMIVGSNERLFAWMDEGFNTFINSISTAAFNNGEYKEQPTDLHNQAEPFTRPDLETIMSSPDNMKEANIGMLCYFKPSAGLVILREQILGKERFDNAFRTYIQRWAYKHPQPDDFFRSMENVAGEDLSWFWRSWYVNNWRFDQGVNSVKYVKNDPAKGAVITVENFDKMPMPIVLDVKTKSGKTTRVNLPVEIWQRNNSWSFKHNSTEEIESITLDPDHAFPDNNTANNVWTAGKGKVEKDLILDPYLGNYITSKSPLTIELTEKNSVLNAELPNYPKFALDPVANEKDTFESSRAGLKLKFNEAKNGFDLILVGNGQVIPFTRK from the coding sequence ATGAAAAAGCAATCTGCAAAAGCCATTTTAACCGCGGCTTTATTTTTTGGGATTTCTTCAGTTTGGGCGCAGCAAACTCCGTCAGCACCAGCAGCAAATCCAGTAAACAATTACAATTATCATGATGCCTTTGGTCCTAATTTCTACACCAAAAATGGCACTCCAACCCGTACTGCGAGTGGTCAGCCAGGAATAGAGTATTGGCAAAATAGAGCAGATTATCAGATTACGGCAAAATTAAACGGTGTTACAAATGAAATTGTAGGTACAGATGAAATTACCTATACAAATAACAGTCCAGATAAATTAGGGTTTCTTTGGCTAAATTTAGATCAGAATCTATTTAAAGATGATTCTAGAGGAAACGCAGTCGTGCCTTTGACAGGAAGCCGTAATGGAGCTCAAGGACAGGTTTTTGATGGCGGGAACAAAATTAAATCGGTTAAAGTAATTTCTGGCGGAAAAACTAAAACAGAAGTTGAAGCAAAATATATTGTTACGGACACTAGAATGCAGATTTTCCTTCCGCAAGAATTGGCTGCAAAAGGAGGTTCTGTAAAAATTAAAATCGAATTCTCTTTCATTGCGCCTTTTGAAGGTTCTGACAGAATGGGAGTTTTGGAAACAAAAAACGGAAAAATCTTTACAATTGCACAATGGTACCCGCGTATGTGTGTGTACGATGATGTGCGAGGATGGAACACAGCACCATATTTAGGAGCATCTGAGTTTTATTTGGAATATGGTGATTTTGATGTGAAACTTACAGTTCCTGGAAATCACTATGTTGTAGCTTCAGGAGAGTTGCTAAACGGTCAGGAAGTATTTTCTGCAGAACAATTAAAGAGGTACAAAGACGCTTCAAACAGCGACAAAACAGTTATGATTCGTACCGCAAGCGAAGTTAATGCAACTGCTAACAGCAATGCTGGAACAGAAAAAACATGGCATTATAGAATCAAAAATGCTCGCGATTTTTCTTGGGCATCGTCACCAGCTTTCATTTTAGATGGAGCAAAAATTAATCTTCCAAGCGGTAAAAAATCATTGGCTTTATCTGCTTATCCTGTTGAAAGTGATGGGCAAGGCGCTTATGGACGCTCGACAGAATATGTAAAAGCATCAATTGAGCATTATTCTAAACAATGGTTCGAATATCCTTATCCAGCGGCTACCAACGTGGCAGGAAATGAGGGTGGAATGGAATATCCGGGAATTGTTTTCTGCGGATGGAAATCTAAAGGGCAAGACCTTTGGGGAGTTACAGATCATGAATTTGGACATATTTGGTTCCCAATGATTGTGGGTTCAAATGAAAGGCTTTTTGCTTGGATGGATGAAGGATTTAATACATTTATCAATTCAATAAGTACTGCAGCGTTTAATAACGGCGAGTACAAAGAACAGCCAACAGATTTGCATAATCAGGCAGAACCATTTACAAGACCTGATTTAGAAACTATTATGAGTTCTCCTGATAATATGAAGGAAGCTAATATTGGTATGCTATGCTACTTTAAGCCAAGCGCAGGTCTAGTAATTTTAAGAGAACAGATTTTAGGAAAAGAGCGTTTTGACAATGCATTTAGAACCTATATTCAGCGTTGGGCATACAAACATCCACAGCCAGATGATTTCTTTAGATCTATGGAAAATGTTGCTGGAGAAGATTTAAGCTGGTTCTGGAGAAGCTGGTATGTAAACAACTGGCGTTTTGACCAAGGTGTCAATTCGGTTAAATATGTGAAAAACGATCCAGCTAAAGGCGCTGTGATCACAGTAGAAAATTTTGATAAAATGCCAATGCCAATTGTTTTGGATGTTAAAACTAAAAGCGGAAAAACTACAAGGGTAAATTTACCGGTAGAAATTTGGCAGAGAAACAATTCTTGGTCTTTCAAGCACAATTCTACTGAAGAAATTGAAAGCATCACTTTAGACCCAGATCATGCTTTTCCAGACAATAATACAGCTAATAATGTTTGGACAGCAGGGAAAGGGAAAGTAGAAAAAGATCTTATTTTAGATCCATATTTAGGTAATTATATCACTTCAAAATCTCCTTTGACAATTGAATTGACAGAGAAAAACAGTGTTTTAAATGCAGAACTGCCAAATTACCCAAAATTTGCTTTGGATCCTGTAGCAAACGAAAAAGATACATTCGAATCGTCTAGAGCTGGTTTGAAGCTTAAGTTTAATGAAGCTAAAAACGGTTTCGATTTGATTCTTGTAGGAAACGGACAAGTAATTCCATTTACTAGAAAGTAA
- a CDS encoding GNAT family N-acetyltransferase, whose protein sequence is MKISIVVTQEEHFKYAQEICDTIESSALLRGTGIAKRTPEYIQKKMANGDAMIALADGKFAGFCYIESWQHGKFVAHSGLIVHPDYRSHGLAKKIKSKVFEYSLKRFPDAKIFGITTGLAVMKINSELGYKPVPFSELTTDPSFWAGCKTCTNYPILQSKENKMCLCTGMLYDPKEKQKTPPRHPFNEAVLNRLRKIKQALFLNKILSFIFLFKI, encoded by the coding sequence ATGAAGATCTCTATTGTTGTAACTCAAGAAGAACATTTCAAGTATGCGCAGGAAATTTGCGATACGATAGAATCATCTGCCTTGTTAAGAGGTACGGGGATTGCTAAAAGAACTCCTGAGTACATTCAGAAAAAAATGGCAAATGGCGATGCGATGATAGCGCTGGCAGATGGGAAATTTGCAGGTTTTTGCTATATAGAAAGCTGGCAGCACGGAAAATTTGTAGCGCATTCTGGCTTAATCGTACATCCAGATTATAGAAGTCATGGTTTGGCTAAAAAGATCAAATCAAAAGTTTTTGAGTATTCTTTAAAAAGATTTCCAGACGCTAAAATATTTGGAATCACAACTGGTTTGGCTGTAATGAAAATTAACTCAGAATTAGGTTATAAGCCAGTTCCTTTCTCAGAACTCACAACCGATCCAAGTTTCTGGGCTGGCTGCAAAACGTGTACAAATTACCCAATTCTGCAAAGCAAAGAAAACAAAATGTGCCTTTGCACCGGAATGCTGTACGACCCAAAAGAAAAACAAAAAACACCGCCAAGACATCCTTTTAATGAGGCTGTTTTGAACAGGCTTAGAAAAATAAAACAAGCTTTATTCTTAAACAAAATCTTGTCATTTATTTTTTTATTCAAAATTTAA
- a CDS encoding argininosuccinate synthase, protein MKKVVLAYSGGLDTSYCLKYLKNEKGYEVHTVLVDTGGFSAEELSAIEKRAYELGSAQHANLTIVDKYYDKAIKYLIFGNVLKNNTYPLSVSAERVFQAIEAIKYAKKVGASAIAHGSTGAGNDQIRFDLIFQTIAPEIEIITPIRDLKLSRQEEVDYLSKNGVHYSWEKAQYSINKGLWGTSVGGKETLTSGQPLPSEAYPSQLKKEGEEKVTLHFEQGELVGINGKTDKPSNNIVALEKLANAYAIGRDIHVGDTIIGIKGRVGFEAAAPLIIIKAHHLLEKHTLGKWQQYWKEQLGNWYGMLFHEGQFLDPVMRNIETFLQDTQKTVNGTVTVSLKPYHFSLDGIESENDLMNTGFGQYGEMNNAWTSEDAKGFIKILGNAQNIFSSVNKLDHD, encoded by the coding sequence ATGAAAAAAGTAGTATTAGCTTATAGCGGAGGATTAGATACCTCGTATTGTTTGAAATATTTAAAAAACGAAAAAGGTTATGAAGTTCATACCGTTCTTGTTGATACAGGAGGGTTTAGTGCAGAAGAATTATCAGCAATCGAAAAAAGAGCGTATGAATTAGGAAGTGCACAGCACGCAAATCTTACTATCGTAGATAAATATTACGATAAAGCAATCAAATATTTGATTTTCGGAAACGTGTTGAAAAACAATACATATCCATTATCTGTAAGTGCTGAACGTGTTTTTCAGGCAATTGAAGCTATAAAATATGCTAAAAAAGTTGGAGCAAGCGCTATCGCACACGGAAGCACAGGTGCAGGAAATGATCAAATTCGTTTCGATTTGATTTTCCAGACTATTGCTCCGGAAATCGAAATCATTACTCCAATTAGAGATTTAAAATTATCAAGACAGGAAGAAGTAGATTATCTGTCTAAAAATGGAGTTCACTATTCTTGGGAAAAAGCACAATATTCAATCAATAAAGGGCTTTGGGGAACCAGCGTTGGAGGTAAAGAAACGCTAACTTCCGGACAGCCTTTGCCAAGTGAAGCGTATCCTTCTCAATTGAAAAAAGAAGGAGAAGAGAAAGTAACACTTCATTTCGAGCAAGGAGAATTAGTTGGAATCAATGGTAAAACGGATAAGCCTTCAAACAATATTGTAGCGCTTGAAAAATTGGCAAACGCTTACGCAATTGGTAGAGATATTCATGTTGGGGATACTATTATCGGAATTAAAGGAAGAGTTGGTTTTGAAGCCGCTGCTCCGTTAATTATCATAAAAGCACACCATTTATTAGAGAAACATACTCTTGGAAAATGGCAGCAATACTGGAAAGAACAACTAGGAAACTGGTACGGAATGTTATTTCACGAAGGTCAGTTTCTAGATCCAGTTATGAGAAACATTGAAACTTTCTTGCAAGACACTCAAAAAACAGTAAATGGAACAGTAACCGTTTCATTAAAGCCATACCATTTCTCACTTGACGGAATCGAATCTGAAAATGATTTGATGAATACAGGTTTTGGTCAGTACGGCGAAATGAACAATGCCTGGACATCTGAAGATGCAAAAGGATTTATCAAGATTTTAGGAAATGCACAAAACATATTCTCATCTGTAAACAAATTAGATCATGATTAA
- the argC gene encoding N-acetyl-gamma-glutamyl-phosphate reductase, with product MINVGIIGGSGYTAGELIRILMYHPNVNIDFVYSTTNAGKPLSVAHHDLMGDIEMNFTAEINPNVNVVFLCLGHGKSISFLKENQFASHTKIIDLGNDFRLNKDAHFEGKDFVYGLPEINKAEIKKTNYIANPGCFATAIQLALLPLAKHNLLNNDVHINATTGSTGAGVGLSETSHFSWRNNNMSHYKAFEHQHLGEISESLVQLQDDFDSELLFIPNRGDFPRGIFATLYTLCDDSLEQLVAKYEEFYKNEPFVTVTTTNINMKQVVQTNKCIISLLKKGNRVLITSIIDNLTKGASGQAIQNMNLMFGLEETTGLHLKPSGF from the coding sequence ATGATTAATGTCGGAATTATTGGTGGTTCGGGCTATACGGCCGGAGAACTCATCAGAATTTTAATGTATCATCCAAATGTAAACATCGATTTTGTTTACAGCACTACAAATGCCGGAAAACCACTTTCTGTAGCGCACCACGATTTGATGGGCGATATCGAAATGAATTTCACTGCAGAAATCAATCCGAATGTGAATGTTGTTTTCTTGTGTTTAGGTCACGGAAAATCGATTTCATTTTTGAAAGAAAATCAGTTTGCAAGCCATACGAAAATCATCGATTTAGGAAATGATTTCAGACTGAATAAAGATGCGCATTTCGAAGGAAAAGATTTTGTTTACGGATTACCTGAAATCAATAAAGCAGAAATCAAAAAGACAAATTATATTGCCAATCCAGGTTGTTTTGCAACTGCTATTCAATTGGCCTTATTGCCTTTAGCAAAGCATAATTTGTTGAATAACGATGTGCATATAAACGCTACAACAGGAAGCACGGGAGCAGGAGTAGGTCTTTCAGAAACGTCTCATTTCAGTTGGAGAAACAACAATATGTCGCACTATAAAGCTTTTGAACACCAACATTTGGGTGAAATTTCAGAAAGTTTGGTACAGCTTCAGGATGATTTTGACAGTGAGTTGCTTTTTATCCCAAACAGAGGAGATTTTCCAAGAGGAATTTTTGCTACACTTTATACATTATGTGATGACAGTTTGGAGCAATTGGTTGCAAAATACGAAGAGTTCTATAAGAATGAGCCTTTTGTAACCGTTACCACAACAAACATCAACATGAAACAAGTGGTGCAAACGAATAAATGTATTATTAGTTTATTGAAAAAAGGAAACCGGGTTCTCATAACATCAATTATAGATAACTTAACCAAAGGTGCTTCGGGACAAGCGATTCAAAACATGAATTTAATGTTTGGTTTAGAAGAAACTACAGGTTTGCATTTGAAACCAAGCGGATTTTAA
- a CDS encoding aspartate aminotransferase family protein, whose product MNLFNVYPLYDITPVKAIDCTIIDDKGVEYLDLYSGHGVISIGHTQPDYVAKLKNQLDHLGFYSNAIQNPLQVELAQKLGKLSGLEDYELFLCSSGAEANENALKLASFHNGKSRVVAFHNSFHGRTSAAVAVTDNKKIVAPINAQQEVTFLPLNQIELVEAELAKGDVTAVIIEGIQGVGGLDQGTTEFFQALEAACKKHEVVLILDEVQSGYGRSGKFFAFQHHGINADIISVAKGMGNGFPVGAILISPKFEASFGLLGTTFGGSHLSCAAGIAVLDVIEKLDLQKNVNEVYEYFLEKIKEVEGIKQVKGKGLMLGVEFDFDVAALRKKLIIEKHIFTGSANNKNLLRILPPLTVKKTDIDTFVKALKESLEEL is encoded by the coding sequence ATGAACTTATTCAACGTTTACCCATTATACGACATAACTCCAGTAAAAGCAATTGATTGTACCATTATTGACGACAAAGGAGTAGAATATTTAGATTTATACAGCGGACACGGTGTGATTTCTATTGGACATACACAACCAGATTATGTAGCTAAATTGAAGAATCAATTAGACCATTTAGGATTTTATTCAAATGCGATTCAAAATCCTTTGCAGGTTGAATTGGCTCAGAAACTAGGAAAACTTTCTGGCCTTGAAGATTATGAATTGTTTTTGTGCAGTTCTGGTGCTGAGGCAAACGAAAATGCTTTAAAATTGGCTTCTTTCCACAACGGAAAATCAAGAGTGGTGGCTTTTCATAATTCTTTCCACGGAAGAACTTCTGCAGCAGTTGCTGTTACAGATAATAAAAAGATTGTAGCGCCAATAAATGCACAACAAGAAGTTACTTTTTTACCTCTAAACCAAATCGAATTGGTTGAAGCTGAATTGGCTAAAGGAGATGTTACAGCTGTAATTATTGAAGGAATTCAGGGAGTTGGAGGTTTGGATCAGGGAACAACTGAATTTTTTCAGGCTTTAGAAGCAGCTTGTAAAAAACACGAAGTTGTTTTGATTTTAGACGAAGTACAATCAGGATACGGAAGAAGCGGGAAATTCTTTGCTTTCCAACACCACGGAATCAACGCTGATATTATCTCAGTTGCGAAAGGAATGGGGAATGGTTTCCCTGTTGGAGCGATTTTAATTTCTCCAAAATTTGAAGCAAGTTTCGGATTATTAGGAACGACTTTCGGTGGAAGCCACTTATCTTGTGCCGCAGGAATTGCTGTTCTTGATGTAATTGAAAAACTGGATTTACAGAAAAATGTAAATGAAGTTTACGAATATTTCTTAGAGAAAATCAAAGAAGTGGAAGGGATCAAACAAGTAAAAGGAAAAGGCTTAATGCTAGGAGTAGAATTTGATTTTGATGTAGCGGCTTTAAGAAAGAAATTAATTATCGAAAAACACATTTTTACAGGAAGTGCGAACAATAAAAATCTATTAAGAATTTTACCGCCATTAACAGTGAAAAAAACGGATATCGATACGTTTGTAAAAGCGTTGAAAGAAAGTTTGGAAGAGCTTTAA
- a CDS encoding glutamate-5-semialdehyde dehydrogenase yields MKPLSIEIRNAVLRTMAKLVEQERNQIILTNQEDLAAYDGSDLAMEERLKVDDKKVDEMILSLNQLASQEDPVGVERFHFTHDNGIKVINKTAAFGTILIIYESRPDVTIEAGGIAFKSGNKILLKGGKESLKSNLKIVSLWHRALEENGVSKDWVEYLNYNRTETQAFLEKPTQKVDLIVPRGGEKLIEFVKAHATCPVIVSGRGNNFVYVHEKADTDLALKVILNAKTAKISACNALDKVLIDAKLPNFEGFTAMLIEALIEAKVEVIVDKSLEHFENTKTIENEDIWYEEFLDYKIVIGTIDSQESAIEMINKYCGGHSAAIITKDDEAAQQFMESIDAAAVYQNASTRFTDGGQFGLGGELAISTDKLHQRGPIGLQHLVTNKWYVYGEGQIR; encoded by the coding sequence ATGAAACCATTATCAATTGAAATACGTAATGCGGTTTTGCGGACTATGGCAAAGCTGGTCGAGCAGGAGCGAAATCAAATAATCCTGACCAATCAGGAAGATCTTGCGGCATACGACGGTTCTGACTTAGCAATGGAAGAACGCCTGAAAGTAGATGATAAAAAAGTCGATGAAATGATTTTGTCGCTTAATCAGTTAGCTTCACAGGAAGACCCCGTTGGCGTGGAGCGTTTTCATTTTACACATGATAATGGAATCAAAGTCATAAATAAAACTGCTGCTTTCGGAACGATTTTAATTATCTACGAATCCCGTCCCGATGTAACCATCGAAGCGGGCGGAATAGCTTTTAAATCTGGAAATAAGATCTTATTGAAAGGCGGAAAAGAATCTTTAAAATCGAATTTGAAAATAGTAAGTCTTTGGCACAGAGCTTTGGAAGAAAACGGAGTTTCAAAAGATTGGGTGGAATATCTGAATTATAACAGAACAGAAACTCAGGCTTTTTTAGAAAAGCCAACTCAAAAAGTCGATCTAATTGTTCCAAGAGGCGGAGAAAAATTAATAGAGTTTGTAAAAGCCCACGCAACCTGCCCGGTAATCGTAAGCGGACGCGGAAATAATTTTGTTTACGTTCACGAAAAAGCAGATACAGATTTGGCTTTAAAAGTAATTTTAAATGCTAAAACAGCTAAGATTTCGGCTTGCAATGCTTTGGATAAAGTTTTAATCGATGCAAAATTGCCAAATTTTGAAGGTTTCACAGCAATGCTGATTGAGGCTTTAATAGAAGCAAAAGTTGAGGTTATCGTAGATAAATCATTAGAGCATTTTGAAAATACCAAAACCATCGAAAATGAAGATATTTGGTATGAGGAGTTTTTAGATTACAAAATCGTAATCGGAACAATTGATTCTCAGGAAAGTGCAATCGAAATGATTAATAAGTACTGCGGAGGGCATTCAGCAGCAATTATTACAAAAGATGATGAAGCAGCGCAGCAATTTATGGAATCGATAGATGCAGCGGCAGTTTACCAAAATGCCTCAACCAGATTCACAGACGGCGGGCAATTTGGTTTAGGAGGAGAATTAGCCATAAGCACTGATAAACTCCATCAAAGAGGCCCAATCGGTCTTCAACATCTCGTAACCAACAAATGGTACGTGTACGGAGAAGGACAAATTAGATAG
- the proB gene encoding glutamate 5-kinase, whose product MAKKRILLKIGSNTLTKETNHISRGKIEDLGIQIAALNDEYEFIIVSSGAIAAAKQFVKLDNQDKDVFVKQALASIGQPHLMRIYNENFKDLGLNTSQCLLSYSDFEKEQTKKNIVNTINVLVKNNYIPIINENDTVATDEIRFGDNDKLAALTAVLLNVDILIIATNTNGIYTKESIHDEVPETIKLVNDLKTLEKEIGDSKSSHGTGGMQSKIEAAAISKAANIETWIVNGLNDNFILRALNDDIPFTKIL is encoded by the coding sequence ATGGCAAAAAAAAGGATTTTATTAAAAATAGGAAGTAATACTTTAACCAAAGAAACCAATCATATTTCGCGGGGAAAGATTGAAGACCTTGGGATACAGATTGCAGCTTTAAACGACGAATATGAGTTTATCATAGTAAGTTCAGGAGCGATTGCTGCGGCAAAGCAATTTGTAAAACTGGATAATCAGGATAAAGATGTTTTTGTAAAGCAGGCTTTAGCTTCAATCGGACAGCCTCATTTAATGCGGATTTACAATGAAAATTTTAAGGATTTAGGATTGAATACTTCACAGTGTTTGCTTTCTTATTCTGATTTCGAAAAAGAGCAGACCAAGAAGAACATTGTAAATACGATTAATGTACTAGTTAAAAACAATTACATCCCGATCATTAATGAAAATGATACCGTTGCCACAGATGAGATTCGGTTTGGAGATAATGACAAATTAGCGGCTTTAACGGCGGTTCTTTTAAATGTTGATATTCTGATAATTGCCACCAATACAAACGGAATTTATACTAAAGAATCAATTCACGATGAAGTTCCGGAAACGATTAAATTAGTAAATGATTTAAAAACGCTCGAAAAGGAAATAGGAGATTCAAAATCATCTCACGGAACAGGAGGGATGCAATCCAAAATAGAAGCTGCCGCAATTTCAAAAGCAGCCAATATCGAAACCTGGATTGTGAATGGTTTAAATGATAATTTTATTCTCCGGGCATTGAATGACGACATTCCATTTACTAAAATTTTATAG
- a CDS encoding N-acetylornithine carbamoyltransferase: protein MNYISIKDINSLSKWVKQAIKIKKNPLKNQSLGKNKTLGMLFFNPSLRTRLSTQKAALNLGMNVMVMNFTNEGWTLEFEDGAIMNSGASEHIKEAAEVVSQYCDIIAIRAFAGLVDKEKDYQETVISGFLKHATVPIVNMESAVRHPLQSLADAITMEEFKTKHKPKVVLSWAPHPKALPQAVANSFVEMMQMQKDMDFVITHPEGYELSPEITKDCKIEYDQNKAFENADFVYVKNWSNFNDYGKVTNSDPNWTVTAEKMALTNNGKFMHCLPVRRNVIVSDEVLDGENSIVIEQANNRTYSAQLVLQKILKKM from the coding sequence ATGAACTATATTTCAATAAAAGACATCAACTCATTATCAAAATGGGTAAAACAAGCGATTAAAATCAAAAAGAATCCGCTTAAAAATCAGAGTTTAGGAAAGAATAAGACTCTTGGAATGTTATTCTTCAACCCAAGTTTAAGAACGCGTTTGAGTACTCAAAAAGCGGCTTTAAACTTAGGGATGAACGTTATGGTAATGAATTTTACCAATGAAGGCTGGACATTAGAATTTGAAGATGGAGCTATTATGAATTCTGGCGCTTCAGAACACATTAAAGAGGCAGCGGAAGTAGTTTCTCAATATTGTGATATCATCGCGATTCGTGCTTTTGCCGGTTTGGTTGACAAGGAAAAAGATTATCAGGAAACGGTAATTTCAGGATTTTTAAAACACGCGACAGTACCGATTGTCAATATGGAAAGTGCTGTTCGTCACCCATTACAGTCTTTGGCAGATGCGATTACGATGGAAGAATTCAAAACGAAACACAAGCCAAAAGTAGTGCTTTCATGGGCGCCGCACCCAAAAGCTTTGCCTCAGGCAGTTGCAAATTCATTCGTAGAAATGATGCAGATGCAAAAAGATATGGATTTTGTAATCACACATCCTGAAGGTTATGAACTGAGTCCTGAAATTACAAAAGACTGTAAAATCGAATACGATCAAAACAAAGCATTTGAAAATGCCGATTTCGTTTACGTAAAAAACTGGAGCAACTTCAACGACTACGGAAAAGTAACCAACAGCGATCCAAACTGGACGGTAACAGCTGAAAAAATGGCTTTAACCAACAACGGTAAGTTCATGCATTGCCTTCCTGTTCGTCGTAATGTAATTGTAAGCGACGAAGTTCTTGACGGAGAAAATTCAATCGTAATCGAACAAGCGAATAATAGAACGTACTCGGCACAATTAGTGTTGCAAAAGATTTTGAAGAAAATGTAA